One Glycine soja cultivar W05 chromosome 2, ASM419377v2, whole genome shotgun sequence genomic region harbors:
- the LOC114372002 gene encoding alpha-soluble NSF attachment protein 2-like — protein sequence MGDHLARAEDFENKAEKKLSSWGLFGSKFEDAADLFDKSANSYKLAKSWDKAGSTYIKLASCHLKLESKHEAAQAYVDAARCYKKTNINESVSCLDNAVNIFCEIGRLSMAARYLKEIAELYESEQNISQAVAYYEKSADFFENEEVNTSANQCKQKVAQFSAQLEQYQRSIEIYEDIARQSLSNTLLKYGVKGHLLNAGICELCKGDVIAITNALERYQDLDPTFSGTREYRLLADIAAAIDEEDVGKFTEVIKEFDSLTPLDSWKTTLLLRVKDKLKAKEIEEDDLT from the exons ATGGGCGATCATTTGGCGAGGGCCGAGGATTTTGAGAACAAGGCTGAGAAGAAACTCAGCAGTTGGGGCTTGTTTGGCTCCAAATTCGAGGACGCTGCTGATCTCTTCGACAAATCCGCCAATTCCTATAAGCTCGCTAAATCAT GGGACAAAGCAGGATCCACCTACATCAAATTAGCGAGTTGTCATTTGAag TTGGAAAGCAAGCATGAAGCTGCACAAGCTTATGTTGACGCTGCGCGTtgctataaaaaaactaatataaatg AGTCTGTATCTTGCTTAGACAATGCTGTAAATATTTTCTGTGAGATTGGAAGACTCTCTATGGCTGCTAGATATTTGAAG GAAATTGCTGAGTTGTACGAGTCTGAACAGAATATCTCGCAGGCCGTTGCTTACTATGAAAAATCAGCggatttttttgaaaatgaagaagtGAACACTTCAGCAAACCAGTGCAAGCAAAAAGTTGCTCAATTCTCTGCCCAGCTTGAACA ATATCAGAGATCAATTGAGATTTATGAAGATATTGCTCGCCAGTCTCTCAGCAATACTTTGCTGAAGTATGGAGTTAAAGGGCATCTTCTTAATGCTGGCATTTGCGAACTTTGTAAAGGGGATGTTATTGCTATTACCAATGCATTGGAGCGATATCAG GACTTGGATCCAACATTTTCTGGAACACGTGAATATAGACTTCTGGCA GATATTGCTGCTGCAATTGATGAGGAAGATGTTGGAAAGTTTACTGAAGTTATCAAGGAATTTGATAGTTTGACTCCTTTG GATTCTTGGAAGACAACACTTCTTTTGAGGGTGAAAGATAAACTGAAAGCCAAAGAAATCGAGGAGGATGATCTTACTTGA